The following coding sequences lie in one Pontibacter sp. G13 genomic window:
- a CDS encoding FAD-dependent oxidoreductase, with amino-acid sequence MNQPTVIIVGAGIAGLCTAIGLTKQGISVKLLERSPELVGLGAGLVLGGNAWKALDRLGLAEILLPIVHPIPQMSILNHRGVMLGSTDTERLGETLSSPSHSIHRKEMVETLKGILPEGVLEEGVNIQGIQETEGKIIVRAEDGRDFSGDLLIGADGIHSVVRQHLFGAVSMRYGGYTCWRGVVPFPRARLEKLGMTETWGPSKRFGIVPLSRDRVYWFAVVSGPARDPNMRDWSMDDLQREYAEFHPDVVQVLAASKDASLLHHDLYDFEPLSSYSKGNILLIGDAAHAMTPNMGQGAGMSIEDAATWVSLMSEELPMSERLRAFDHYRVKRCREIVKTSWMIGRMAHIRSVPLQSLRNVVFRLTPPQINNRQMAKLYDVQLP; translated from the coding sequence ATGAACCAACCAACAGTCATCATCGTGGGCGCAGGCATAGCCGGATTGTGTACGGCAATCGGTCTGACGAAACAGGGGATTTCGGTCAAGCTGCTTGAACGGAGTCCAGAGCTAGTCGGTCTTGGGGCTGGCCTCGTCTTGGGAGGCAATGCATGGAAGGCTTTAGATCGTCTGGGCCTTGCGGAGATCCTCCTACCCATTGTACATCCCATTCCCCAAATGTCCATCCTAAATCATCGAGGCGTAATGCTGGGTTCGACTGATACTGAACGTCTGGGAGAGACGCTCAGCAGTCCCAGCCATTCCATTCATCGGAAGGAGATGGTGGAGACTTTGAAAGGGATTCTACCCGAAGGAGTTTTGGAAGAAGGGGTCAATATCCAAGGCATTCAGGAAACGGAGGGCAAGATCATTGTGCGCGCTGAGGATGGCAGGGACTTTTCTGGAGACTTGTTGATCGGGGCTGACGGCATTCACTCGGTCGTCCGTCAACATCTTTTTGGAGCGGTCTCTATGAGGTATGGTGGGTATACCTGTTGGCGTGGAGTCGTCCCATTTCCGCGAGCCCGGTTGGAGAAACTGGGGATGACCGAGACTTGGGGGCCATCCAAGCGATTTGGAATTGTGCCACTTTCCCGAGATCGAGTGTATTGGTTTGCGGTCGTTTCTGGACCCGCTAGAGATCCTAACATGCGTGATTGGAGCATGGACGATTTGCAGCGGGAGTATGCTGAATTCCATCCCGATGTGGTTCAAGTGTTGGCTGCCTCGAAAGACGCCTCACTGCTCCACCATGATCTCTATGATTTTGAACCGCTCTCGTCATACTCCAAAGGAAATATTTTGCTAATCGGTGACGCTGCCCATGCCATGACTCCCAACATGGGACAAGGGGCGGGAATGTCCATCGAAGATGCAGCTACATGGGTATCCTTGATGTCAGAAGAACTGCCCATGTCGGAACGATTGCGAGCGTTTGATCATTACCGTGTCAAAAGGTGTCGGGAAATCGTCAAGACTTCTTGGATGATCGGTCGGATGGCGCATATTCGCAGTGTGCCCCTCCAATCCCTTCGGAATGTTGTTTTCCGGTTGACTCCGCCTCAGATCAATAACCGTCAGATGGCAAAGCTCTATGATGTGCAGCTTCCTTGA
- a CDS encoding CBU_0592 family membrane protein yields MKQIEAALHSIETCSQRLIKWDTAMCEDMTKCWVELVGWIGSFLILGCYLAISMGKVKGNSFWYQMFNILGAICLIINTYYNRALPATFLNAVWALIGVVTLIKAKKEAQSSPNS; encoded by the coding sequence TTGAAGCAAATCGAGGCAGCCTTGCATTCAATCGAAACATGCTCACAACGCCTCATCAAATGGGACACTGCTATGTGCGAAGACATGACCAAATGCTGGGTGGAATTAGTCGGATGGATTGGCTCTTTCCTGATCTTGGGGTGCTACTTGGCTATATCGATGGGCAAGGTAAAGGGGAATTCGTTTTGGTATCAGATGTTCAATATCCTGGGGGCGATCTGCCTGATCATCAATACCTACTACAATCGCGCTTTACCAGCCACCTTCCTCAATGCAGTATGGGCATTGATCGGGGTAGTGACGCTGATAAAAGCAAAGAAAGAGGCCCAATCTTCTCCTAATTCCTGA
- a CDS encoding TetR/AcrR family transcriptional regulator, with product MTTKSRILETARHLYNTHGVDKVTARHIASEMGISDGNLRYHFKTREDIVFALYLQLVGGMDEVFAFDPQAALDFNQMFHTIHGAFSQMYEYRFLMQDFASLVRQIPKIGQHFRALNEVRKLAFEQVFQGAIEQGWLRKPLYPGEYQELLERMEILSDFWMSAAQIRYQGPAAEMVQHYAQLVLKGMVPYLTPSGLAQFQQQFP from the coding sequence ATGACCACAAAATCCCGTATCCTCGAAACGGCCAGACATCTCTACAATACTCATGGAGTCGACAAAGTAACGGCTCGACACATTGCCTCGGAAATGGGTATTTCGGACGGCAATCTCCGCTACCATTTCAAAACCCGAGAGGACATCGTATTTGCGCTCTACCTACAATTGGTGGGGGGCATGGACGAGGTATTTGCCTTTGATCCACAAGCGGCATTGGACTTCAATCAGATGTTCCACACGATTCATGGAGCGTTTTCCCAGATGTATGAATATCGGTTTTTGATGCAGGATTTCGCCTCATTGGTTCGCCAAATCCCCAAGATTGGCCAACACTTCCGAGCATTGAATGAGGTGCGCAAATTGGCATTTGAGCAGGTGTTTCAGGGGGCGATCGAACAAGGCTGGCTCAGAAAACCCCTTTACCCGGGAGAATACCAAGAGCTGCTGGAACGCATGGAAATCCTTTCGGACTTCTGGATGAGTGCCGCGCAGATTCGTTACCAAGGTCCTGCAGCCGAGATGGTGCAACATTATGCCCAGCTTGTATTGAAAGGGATGGTGCCTTACCTGACCCCTTCAGGACTTGCGCAATTTCAGCAGCAATTCCCTTAG
- a CDS encoding DMT family transporter codes for MGKQAGWFSWMLLLILTVIWGSSFILMKRGLESFTPLQIGALRIALAGIALAPFIAGKARNMSRQEWLWSACVGILGNAIPAFLFPLAETVLNSATTGALNALTPLFVIIVGSMFFHLKVSKTQIVGVIIGFSGALMLVLGGEEKVDLTSHIGFAGVAVLATFLYGISTNVMKRYLNHTPSAQASGFALLAGAIPYSIYLMFDQSFLTVFANDPHAWTAFGYIVLLSIVGTAFALILFYRLVQKTNPVFAASLTYLIPIVAVGWGMVDGEMISLQQILGVAIILVGVFIANRS; via the coding sequence ATGGGAAAACAAGCTGGTTGGTTTTCGTGGATGTTGCTTCTCATCTTGACAGTGATCTGGGGCAGCTCTTTTATCTTGATGAAGCGTGGTCTGGAATCCTTCACACCCCTTCAGATTGGTGCGTTGCGAATCGCTTTGGCAGGAATTGCCCTCGCACCATTCATTGCCGGTAAGGCGCGAAATATGTCTCGCCAGGAATGGTTGTGGAGCGCTTGCGTAGGCATTTTGGGAAATGCGATTCCCGCATTCCTATTCCCACTCGCTGAGACTGTGCTCAATAGTGCCACGACAGGTGCCTTGAATGCATTGACTCCGCTATTTGTCATTATCGTGGGGAGCATGTTTTTCCATCTCAAGGTGAGCAAAACCCAAATTGTGGGGGTAATCATCGGATTTTCAGGAGCCCTGATGTTGGTGTTGGGAGGCGAGGAGAAGGTAGATCTGACCTCCCATATTGGATTTGCTGGAGTGGCGGTGCTGGCGACATTTCTGTACGGGATCAGTACCAATGTCATGAAACGCTATCTCAATCACACGCCCAGTGCCCAAGCATCAGGTTTTGCTTTGCTGGCAGGTGCGATTCCGTATTCGATTTATCTGATGTTCGATCAATCATTCTTGACGGTCTTTGCCAATGATCCTCATGCTTGGACGGCATTTGGGTATATCGTTTTGCTGTCGATTGTGGGAACCGCCTTTGCGCTGATTTTATTCTATCGACTCGTCCAAAAAACCAATCCCGTATTCGCAGCTTCCCTGACCTATCTGATTCCGATTGTAGCAGTGGGATGGGGCATGGTAGATGGTGAGATGATCTCCTTGCAGCAGATATTGGGCGTGGCGATCATTTTGGTTGGCGTATTCATCGCCAATCGCTCCTAA
- a CDS encoding nucleoside deaminase, protein MLSIHSDDHFMRQALMLAEQAYEEGEIPIGAVVVANYRIVGKGYNQTERLHDPTAHAEMLAITAACEYFGAKYLQDCTLFVTIEPCVMCAGAIKWAQLGRVVYGASEPKTGFSRHQPSLLHPKTIVQGGVESDACRGLMQAFFQEKRKK, encoded by the coding sequence ATGCTCTCCATTCATTCTGACGATCATTTTATGCGGCAAGCCCTGATGCTGGCCGAACAAGCCTATGAGGAAGGAGAAATTCCCATTGGAGCGGTGGTGGTGGCCAATTATCGAATTGTCGGAAAAGGCTACAATCAAACCGAGCGTCTGCACGATCCTACCGCCCATGCCGAAATGCTGGCAATCACCGCGGCATGTGAGTATTTCGGAGCCAAATACCTTCAAGATTGTACGCTCTTCGTGACCATCGAACCCTGTGTCATGTGTGCTGGGGCGATCAAGTGGGCTCAACTGGGAAGGGTTGTTTATGGTGCATCTGAACCCAAAACGGGGTTTTCTCGACATCAACCTTCCCTTTTACATCCCAAAACCATCGTGCAAGGCGGAGTCGAGTCAGATGCTTGCCGAGGACTGATGCAGGCCTTTTTTCAAGAGAAGCGGAAAAAGTAA
- a CDS encoding Maf family nucleotide pyrophosphatase: MNTKAPLVLASKSPRRHQLLADAGFEFEIVGRDVEEIIYDDIHPRAVAVMISENKAKAYDDLCGDNIVITADTIVTIKDKVLGKPADLKEATRMLKMLSGKSHHVITGVTLFHKGRFRSFSDETKVTFRDLRDSEIDYYVENYRPLDKAGAYGIQEWIGMVGVDHIEGDFYNVMGLPLGKLYLELMQME; this comes from the coding sequence ATGAATACAAAAGCTCCGCTGGTACTCGCCTCCAAGTCGCCTCGTAGACACCAATTGCTCGCTGATGCTGGTTTCGAATTTGAAATCGTCGGCCGGGATGTGGAAGAAATTATCTATGATGACATTCATCCACGCGCCGTTGCGGTCATGATTTCCGAAAATAAGGCGAAAGCATATGACGATTTGTGCGGAGACAACATCGTCATCACGGCTGATACCATCGTCACCATCAAGGACAAGGTCCTCGGAAAACCTGCCGATCTGAAGGAAGCGACCCGAATGCTGAAAATGCTTTCCGGTAAATCCCACCATGTAATCACAGGCGTCACCTTGTTCCACAAAGGCCGCTTCCGGAGCTTCTCGGATGAGACAAAGGTGACCTTTCGTGATCTCAGAGATTCAGAGATTGATTATTATGTAGAGAATTATCGCCCCTTGGACAAAGCTGGAGCCTACGGCATTCAGGAGTGGATCGGGATGGTAGGAGTGGACCACATTGAAGGCGATTTCTACAATGTCATGGGATTGCCGCTCGGGAAACTCTATCTGGAACTCATGCAAATGGAATAA
- a CDS encoding energy transducer TonB has translation MKRINRSYLGITALAVCLWIGLQACGSSTDTNNKEHEHADSTHTDTTASISTPAPVEYGGVSSSSSSSDAEASSEASSNEPDSSNAALEAAAATATGAALAEHSGDDLEIEEVSESEEIIEEELPDPNVILQDEELAPVAMMSGAAVYSAEDVDLIPTTRKCAEKSDNNSRKSCLHDYFANYLNENLDYPVDARDNGIQGVSTVRMVVDEKGRIADVSVVDGAAPNDNTKLTNAESDMYTMLDNEAVRCVRSMPHLAPATHNGNPISTAYNIPVAFKLRN, from the coding sequence ATGAAACGTATCAACCGATCGTATCTGGGAATCACTGCATTGGCTGTCTGTCTTTGGATCGGCCTTCAAGCTTGTGGTTCCTCTACGGATACCAACAACAAAGAACATGAACACGCTGATAGTACACATACAGATACTACAGCATCTATCTCTACGCCTGCACCCGTGGAATACGGGGGAGTGAGTTCCTCGTCGTCATCTTCTGATGCCGAAGCTTCTTCCGAAGCATCTTCAAATGAACCAGATAGCTCTAATGCAGCGCTCGAAGCCGCCGCAGCAACCGCTACGGGGGCAGCATTGGCCGAGCATAGCGGGGATGATCTAGAGATCGAAGAAGTTTCCGAATCTGAGGAAATCATCGAGGAAGAACTACCTGATCCCAATGTCATTCTTCAAGACGAGGAACTAGCGCCAGTGGCGATGATGTCAGGAGCGGCTGTCTATAGCGCCGAAGACGTGGATCTGATTCCTACCACGCGGAAGTGTGCGGAAAAATCGGACAACAATTCCCGCAAATCTTGCCTGCACGATTACTTTGCCAACTATCTCAATGAAAATCTAGATTATCCAGTCGATGCGCGCGACAACGGCATCCAAGGTGTTTCTACTGTGAGAATGGTGGTCGATGAAAAAGGGCGGATTGCAGATGTCTCTGTTGTGGATGGAGCAGCTCCCAATGACAATACCAAGCTCACCAATGCAGAGTCCGACATGTACACCATGCTCGACAATGAAGCTGTGAGATGCGTGCGCAGTATGCCTCATTTGGCACCAGCAACGCACAATGGCAATCCAATCTCTACTGCCTACAATATTCCGGTTGCATTCAAATTGCGGAACTAG
- a CDS encoding DUF3109 family protein, producing MIQIEDKLVSMDVMEQLFTCDISKCKGACCVEGELGAPLEKKELPILKKIYPEVKPYMRPEGIAAVEEQGTHVVDFTGDDSTPLVNDRECAYVAFDDKGVALCTIEQAWRDGKISFRKPVSCHLYPIRVTKFPTFEAVNYDRWDICSAACSHGATTGLSVYQFAKEAIIRKFGEKFYDTLDEIAKDMASKTDS from the coding sequence ATGATTCAGATTGAGGACAAATTGGTCAGCATGGATGTCATGGAACAGTTGTTCACATGTGACATCTCCAAATGCAAGGGTGCTTGCTGCGTGGAGGGGGAATTGGGTGCTCCTTTGGAGAAAAAAGAATTGCCCATCCTCAAGAAAATTTATCCAGAAGTCAAGCCCTACATGCGACCAGAAGGCATTGCCGCGGTTGAGGAACAGGGCACCCATGTGGTGGACTTTACGGGTGATGATTCTACACCATTGGTAAATGACCGGGAGTGTGCTTACGTCGCTTTTGACGACAAAGGCGTTGCGCTCTGCACCATCGAACAGGCCTGGAGAGATGGAAAGATTTCGTTCAGAAAACCTGTCTCCTGCCACCTGTACCCCATCCGTGTGACCAAATTCCCTACATTCGAAGCCGTCAACTACGACCGCTGGGATATCTGCTCTGCGGCTTGTAGTCATGGTGCCACAACGGGCCTGTCAGTTTATCAATTTGCCAAAGAAGCGATTATCCGCAAGTTTGGTGAGAAATTCTATGATACGCTGGATGAAATAGCCAAGGACATGGCGTCCAAAACGGATTCCTGA
- a CDS encoding amidohydrolase family protein, which translates to MNASLISADLIFGPDRWLTDHVLEVQPDGTISSLRPIRPEDQPKHYSGALVPGYVNAHVHLELSGLKGKIPKETGMIPFITSIVKTRSGIGAEEMRQAMIQEMQELHREGVVCIGDISNDASSLEIKRAHPEVFTHTFVEVFGSNPDFAAKAFEKGRDLLAEFQQAGLSASLTPHAPYSMSQELLTRLFGQAQDLMSIHWMESQEEAELFRQHSGAFLEFYRMIGVEVDVSRFQSAWEVFKSHIPQNQHLMLVHNTELNSTELTEIMSQVPQVHFCLCPRSNEYIHGKGPDPTLFLERTDRVCLGTDSLASNDDLGIFPEIQWLQCHFPEVSLHQCVKMATVAGAEALGQSDKFGIFAPGTKPGINWISGIDQGSVSLRAESQSTRLY; encoded by the coding sequence ATGAATGCTTCCTTGATATCTGCTGACTTGATCTTTGGCCCTGATCGATGGTTGACGGATCATGTCCTCGAAGTTCAGCCTGATGGAACCATTTCCTCGCTTAGGCCCATCCGCCCTGAAGATCAGCCCAAGCACTATTCAGGAGCATTGGTCCCCGGTTATGTGAATGCTCATGTCCATTTGGAACTCTCCGGCTTGAAAGGAAAAATCCCGAAAGAAACGGGAATGATCCCCTTTATTACCTCCATCGTAAAGACACGCTCAGGTATAGGAGCGGAGGAAATGCGGCAAGCCATGATTCAGGAAATGCAGGAACTTCACCGTGAAGGGGTGGTGTGCATAGGAGATATCTCCAACGATGCGAGCAGCCTTGAAATCAAGCGAGCTCATCCAGAAGTTTTCACGCACACATTCGTAGAGGTCTTTGGTTCGAATCCTGATTTTGCGGCGAAGGCATTTGAAAAGGGCAGAGATTTACTAGCTGAATTTCAACAAGCAGGGTTATCTGCCTCCTTGACGCCTCACGCACCTTATTCCATGTCGCAGGAGTTATTGACTCGCTTATTCGGGCAAGCTCAAGACCTCATGTCGATTCATTGGATGGAGTCCCAAGAGGAAGCGGAACTCTTTCGCCAACATAGCGGGGCATTTTTGGAATTCTACCGAATGATCGGGGTGGAGGTGGACGTATCTAGATTTCAATCTGCTTGGGAGGTGTTCAAGTCACACATTCCTCAAAATCAACATTTGATGTTGGTCCACAACACAGAATTGAACTCAACAGAATTGACTGAAATCATGTCCCAAGTTCCGCAAGTGCATTTCTGCCTTTGCCCGAGATCCAATGAATATATTCACGGCAAAGGACCTGATCCCACCTTGTTTTTGGAACGTACAGATCGAGTTTGCTTGGGGACAGATAGTTTGGCTTCGAATGATGATCTGGGAATTTTCCCGGAGATCCAGTGGCTTCAATGCCATTTTCCAGAGGTTTCTCTTCATCAATGCGTGAAAATGGCTACTGTGGCCGGAGCGGAAGCACTCGGTCAATCTGACAAATTCGGTATATTTGCCCCCGGTACAAAACCGGGTATCAATTGGATTTCAGGAATCGATCAAGGTTCTGTTTCGCTACGGGCGGAAAGCCAATCTACCCGATTGTATTGA
- the deoC gene encoding deoxyribose-phosphate aldolase translates to MDSHSLSKPLNRYIDYTLLKVGATIEQLKVLCTEADRHGFAAVCVSPCYVEKACEFLQNPDVKVCSVVGFPHGLNLTRTKLSESTHLLKAGAQELDMVINLNWLKNESWKKLRNEISKFQTLCEDAQATSKVIVESGLLDLGEVRRICEICTQVGVDFVKTSTGFAGVGAEIDKVVFMRDMLPDTIRIKASGGIRTPEQAQRFIQAGADRIGTSSLIIES, encoded by the coding sequence ATGGACTCACATTCATTGTCCAAACCCCTCAATCGGTACATAGATTACACCTTATTGAAGGTCGGCGCAACGATCGAGCAACTCAAGGTTCTTTGTACAGAGGCAGATCGGCATGGTTTTGCTGCGGTTTGCGTTTCACCATGCTATGTGGAGAAAGCGTGCGAATTTCTCCAAAACCCAGATGTCAAGGTTTGCTCAGTTGTGGGATTTCCACACGGTCTCAACCTGACCCGGACCAAGCTCAGCGAAAGTACCCATCTGCTCAAAGCTGGGGCCCAGGAGCTGGACATGGTCATCAATCTCAACTGGCTCAAGAATGAGAGCTGGAAGAAGTTGAGAAATGAAATTTCGAAATTTCAGACCTTATGCGAAGATGCACAAGCCACGAGTAAGGTCATTGTAGAATCAGGATTGTTGGACCTTGGGGAAGTTCGCAGGATTTGCGAAATTTGTACCCAAGTCGGAGTTGATTTCGTTAAGACATCAACCGGATTTGCTGGGGTGGGTGCAGAGATCGACAAGGTCGTTTTCATGCGGGACATGCTACCCGACACGATCCGGATCAAGGCATCAGGTGGCATACGGACCCCTGAACAAGCCCAACGATTTATCCAAGCCGGTGCAGACCGCATTGGCACATCATCTTTGATCATCGAATCATGA
- a CDS encoding SPOR domain-containing protein, protein MKILALLLASALTLPVAPSHEDGDGKKKKKGKDQYHKYEQEDVTVYRDRTTFHLPEPSLITTEQVSEVKQAVPLAPLFSGNQQLIIDQSPLLSQLVNKHVAIGKATKKLDGYRIQVYAGSNRQQAIKMKQELLAKYPNFASYDDYISPNYVVRIGDFLDKEEALLFRRELRLAFPGAFIVPTRVNIPKLKNLEEEDQMVDENGFPVLPDRPSSENEEEDPREE, encoded by the coding sequence ATGAAGATTCTCGCTTTACTGCTTGCCAGTGCCCTCACCCTCCCTGTAGCTCCTTCCCATGAAGACGGAGATGGGAAAAAGAAGAAAAAAGGAAAAGATCAATACCATAAATACGAGCAGGAAGATGTCACGGTCTATCGCGACCGAACGACCTTCCATTTGCCCGAGCCTTCCTTGATCACCACGGAACAAGTATCTGAGGTGAAACAGGCAGTTCCTCTAGCGCCTCTATTCTCCGGGAATCAGCAATTGATCATCGATCAAAGCCCACTGCTGTCCCAACTAGTCAACAAGCACGTTGCCATAGGCAAGGCCACCAAAAAGCTTGACGGATACCGAATTCAGGTGTATGCCGGTTCCAACCGTCAGCAGGCCATCAAGATGAAGCAAGAGCTTCTTGCCAAGTACCCCAACTTTGCCAGCTACGACGACTACATTTCTCCGAATTATGTCGTCCGTATTGGCGATTTTCTGGATAAAGAGGAAGCCTTGCTATTTCGTCGTGAACTTAGATTGGCATTCCCTGGCGCCTTCATCGTGCCTACTCGGGTGAATATCCCCAAACTGAAGAATTTGGAGGAAGAAGACCAAATGGTCGATGAAAATGGCTTCCCAGTGCTGCCAGATCGTCCATCTTCCGAAAATGAGGAAGAAGATCCTCGGGAAGAATAA